Proteins encoded together in one Bacillota bacterium window:
- a CDS encoding NAD(P)-dependent oxidoreductase, with translation MRSIEELDAKLTEPPDELVSDIAGLDGDIIILGAGGKMGVTLARLARNAVERAGVGKRIIAVSRFSSGEARQELEAHGVETIAADLLDDSQLHGLPEIRNVIYMIGQKFGTSGREYMTWAMNAYLPGRVAEKYRHSRIVSFSTGNVYPLTPVRLGGASEEHPTGPIGEYAQSCLGRERVFEYFSHKYGTPMLFFRLNYAIDLRYGVLLDIARAVKECRPVDLRMGHVNVIWQGDANTMALRSLNLCSSPPSVLNITGPETVSVRWVAEQFAERFRVEPRFANEEAETALLSNASRAHQLFGYPKVSLRQMIEWIAAWVEAGMPTFDKPTHFQERGGRF, from the coding sequence ATCCGCAGCATTGAGGAACTTGACGCAAAACTTACCGAGCCTCCCGACGAACTCGTCTCTGATATCGCGGGGCTCGATGGAGACATTATAATACTGGGCGCCGGGGGGAAGATGGGGGTGACCCTGGCCCGTCTTGCTAGAAATGCCGTCGAAAGAGCAGGCGTCGGGAAGCGAATAATCGCAGTATCCCGTTTTTCGTCGGGGGAGGCGAGACAAGAGCTCGAGGCACATGGCGTAGAGACCATAGCGGCTGACCTGCTGGATGATAGCCAGCTGCACGGCCTTCCCGAGATCCGCAATGTGATCTATATGATCGGGCAGAAGTTCGGCACATCCGGCAGAGAGTATATGACCTGGGCGATGAATGCCTACCTGCCGGGCAGGGTTGCTGAGAAATATAGGCATTCGCGAATAGTTTCTTTTTCAACGGGAAATGTCTACCCCCTCACCCCTGTCAGACTAGGTGGGGCGTCGGAAGAACATCCCACAGGCCCTATCGGTGAATATGCGCAGTCCTGTCTTGGACGAGAACGTGTCTTTGAGTATTTCTCTCATAAATATGGAACCCCGATGCTTTTCTTTCGCCTGAATTACGCCATCGACCTTCGCTACGGGGTTTTGCTGGATATAGCTCGCGCAGTCAAGGAATGTCGGCCGGTGGACCTACGCATGGGGCATGTGAACGTGATATGGCAGGGCGATGCCAACACAATGGCTTTGCGATCGCTGAATCTATGCTCCTCGCCTCCCAGCGTGCTCAATATAACTGGCCCGGAGACCGTCTCCGTGCGCTGGGTGGCGGAGCAATTTGCCGAACGCTTCCGTGTTGAGCCACGCTTCGCAAATGAGGAGGCTGAGACGGCGCTTTTGAGCAATGCTTCACGAGCGCATCAGCTCTTCGGGTATCCGAAGGTTTCCTTGAGGCAAATGATTGAATGGATTGCGGCCTGGGTTGAGGCAGGAATGCCGACCTTCGATAAGCCGACTCATTTTCAAGAAAGGGGAGGGCGGTTTTAG
- a CDS encoding NUDIX domain-containing protein has translation MSVSVGAVVLRDNKILFVRQTYGKLKGQWSLPTGFVDPGETPDMAALRETREEAGIIAGMDGLLGICNVDWEGEPQIYVVFLCHHIDGEPLADGKENDRARYFSLEDMEAFDEPFEALCEWIARSVLQGSHHTLPPRDISSLDPCYKTAFMFQTLKETVENGPLH, from the coding sequence ATGTCTGTGTCAGTAGGCGCTGTCGTGTTACGGGATAATAAGATTCTATTTGTACGTCAAACATATGGGAAATTGAAGGGGCAATGGAGCCTGCCCACCGGATTTGTGGACCCTGGCGAGACGCCTGACATGGCTGCTCTGCGTGAAACTAGGGAAGAGGCTGGCATAATCGCGGGGATGGATGGCCTCCTTGGGATCTGCAATGTGGATTGGGAAGGGGAACCCCAGATCTATGTTGTCTTCCTGTGCCATCATATAGATGGAGAGCCGCTGGCTGATGGAAAAGAAAATGACCGGGCGCGATATTTCTCCCTGGAAGACATGGAGGCATTCGATGAACCCTTCGAGGCCCTTTGTGAATGGATAGCCCGCAGCGTTCTACAGGGGTCCCATCACACATTGCCGCCCAGAGACATAAGTTCTCTCGATCCATGTTATAAGACGGCGTTCATGTTCCAAACACTAAAAGAGACCGTTGAGAATGGCCCCCTCCATTAG
- a CDS encoding isoprenylcysteine carboxylmethyltransferase family protein yields the protein MIFTKTNKSIFVIGIVIVLLGISIRFWAAGYIKHHRVDRKANTPTLVTGGPYAYVRNPLYLANSLIALGFCVMSGWWPSYIIAAILVILTYEIFIIPSEESFLQRKFGNDYRQYRAKVPRYFPRIRPRLPAKGNFSWRVAILTELHTILLLAIPAAYFAMRAGYASPLGIAISGGIYILWEILSRHWNNGSSEGTGYSE from the coding sequence ATGATCTTCACCAAAACTAATAAATCCATATTTGTCATTGGAATCGTAATTGTGCTGCTTGGCATCTCAATTCGCTTCTGGGCAGCGGGATACATCAAGCATCATAGAGTGGACCGCAAAGCCAATACTCCCACGCTTGTAACCGGAGGCCCCTATGCTTATGTGCGTAACCCGCTATACCTGGCTAATAGCCTCATAGCTCTAGGCTTTTGCGTAATGTCAGGCTGGTGGCCATCTTATATAATAGCGGCCATCCTAGTCATCCTGACTTACGAGATATTCATCATCCCCTCAGAAGAATCCTTCTTGCAAAGGAAATTCGGGAATGATTACCGGCAATATCGCGCCAAGGTGCCACGGTATTTCCCGAGGATTCGCCCGCGCTTGCCTGCAAAGGGGAACTTCTCTTGGAGGGTCGCGATCCTGACAGAGCTTCATACGATCCTGCTCCTGGCTATCCCCGCGGCATATTTTGCCATGCGGGCGGGGTATGCATCTCCGCTCGGGATCGCCATATCCGGGGGAATATACATCCTATGGGAAATTCTCTCCCGCCATTGGAATAATGGTTCATCCGAAGGTACAGGCTATTCGGAATAA
- a CDS encoding nucleotidyltransferase domain-containing protein, with product MVIYRVKKAALEISKLIPLDCVYLYGSYAHGRPKPYSDVDVAVVSPAFGGDIIKDTVFLMEHFEKTGLMVEPRAYTREELRQAQAGTFLYDEVLKKGFRIL from the coding sequence ATAGTTATTTACAGGGTAAAGAAAGCCGCCTTAGAGATCTCAAAGCTGATTCCACTAGATTGTGTCTATCTTTATGGATCCTATGCCCATGGTAGGCCTAAGCCCTATAGCGATGTTGATGTGGCTGTGGTTTCTCCAGCTTTTGGGGGAGATATCATCAAGGATACAGTCTTTCTGATGGAGCATTTTGAAAAGACTGGCCTTATGGTAGAGCCGCGTGCTTACACGCGCGAAGAATTGCGCCAGGCTCAGGCTGGGACTTTCCTATATGATGAAGTCTTAAAGAAGGGATTCCGGATTTTGTAG
- the ilvB gene encoding biosynthetic-type acetolactate synthase large subunit has product MKVSEAIVRILEDEGIEVAFGIPGASINSLYEHLGKSEKIRHYTARHEEGAVHAADGYFRANGKMALAICTSGPAATNFVTGLYTAQIDSMPLIAITGQNVRSQLGKESFQCVDIAKIAEPVAKKTWCVTEPAQVPGIMRKAFQVAREGRPGPVLIDLPLDVQEAEISYDPEYDHSLPVYKPAPDPVGIEKAVRMLLSAKRPVILLGGGVILAGATEELRQFAEYLQIPVVTTYMGKGGFPPNHPLYAGQVGIQCNTRAGNKVFLESDVVLGIGCRFSDRHTGDLGTYTKGRKFIHVDIEPTQIGRIIPTEIGIVGDAKLASQALLEAARDATAKRKPSEWVLGIPRLREELARRLDFDNVPIKPQRVFKEMNEFFGEDAIFTAGCGLVQIWSGQFQEISKPRHYLPSGGAGTLGYEVPAAIGAKIAKPDSTVVAVVGDGGLLFMGEELAMACQHNVPIMVVVVNNGYLSLIRQNQKYGYGYEYAVDLWYDGSRVDFVKYAEAFGAYAERVEKPEEIRPAFERAMKAGRPALVDVIVERQTDCAMGPGIDRVREFE; this is encoded by the coding sequence TTGAAGGTAAGTGAAGCAATAGTACGGATCCTTGAGGATGAAGGGATAGAAGTTGCATTTGGAATACCAGGTGCGTCGATCAACTCTCTCTACGAGCATTTGGGTAAGTCTGAGAAGATAAGACATTACACAGCCCGTCACGAGGAGGGAGCTGTGCATGCAGCAGATGGCTACTTCAGGGCAAACGGCAAGATGGCTCTAGCTATATGCACTTCAGGCCCTGCTGCTACCAATTTCGTGACAGGTCTTTATACCGCCCAAATAGATTCCATGCCCCTGATCGCCATCACGGGGCAGAACGTGAGGTCCCAGCTAGGCAAGGAGTCGTTTCAATGTGTCGATATAGCCAAGATAGCTGAGCCAGTGGCGAAGAAGACATGGTGTGTGACAGAGCCTGCCCAAGTACCGGGGATCATGAGGAAAGCCTTCCAGGTTGCAAGGGAGGGGAGGCCAGGACCTGTTCTGATTGATCTTCCTCTTGATGTGCAGGAGGCTGAGATCTCCTACGATCCAGAATATGACCATTCCCTGCCAGTGTATAAACCAGCTCCTGATCCGGTGGGGATTGAAAAGGCAGTAAGGATGCTTCTTTCTGCAAAGCGGCCAGTGATTCTCCTTGGAGGAGGAGTGATCCTGGCTGGAGCTACAGAAGAACTGAGGCAGTTCGCAGAGTATCTCCAGATCCCAGTTGTGACCACCTACATGGGTAAGGGTGGATTCCCGCCGAACCATCCTTTGTATGCTGGTCAGGTTGGAATTCAATGCAATACCCGGGCGGGCAACAAGGTATTCCTTGAATCTGATGTAGTGCTTGGCATAGGGTGCAGGTTCAGTGACAGGCACACAGGAGATCTCGGGACTTACACAAAGGGAAGGAAATTCATCCATGTAGACATAGAGCCTACCCAGATAGGACGTATAATCCCGACTGAGATAGGGATAGTTGGTGATGCAAAGCTCGCATCTCAAGCTCTTCTTGAGGCCGCCAGAGATGCCACGGCAAAGAGGAAGCCGTCAGAATGGGTTCTGGGGATTCCCAGGTTAAGGGAAGAACTCGCAAGGAGGCTCGATTTCGACAATGTGCCTATAAAGCCCCAGCGGGTATTCAAGGAGATGAACGAGTTTTTTGGGGAGGATGCCATATTCACCGCAGGGTGCGGGCTGGTGCAGATATGGTCGGGTCAATTCCAGGAGATATCGAAGCCAAGGCATTACCTTCCTTCAGGTGGGGCAGGGACGCTTGGATATGAGGTGCCTGCGGCAATAGGAGCCAAGATAGCGAAGCCAGACTCCACGGTGGTGGCAGTAGTAGGAGACGGCGGCTTGCTCTTCATGGGAGAGGAACTGGCTATGGCGTGCCAGCACAACGTGCCCATTATGGTAGTCGTGGTCAATAACGGTTACCTGAGTCTGATCCGCCAAAACCAGAAGTACGGGTATGGATACGAGTATGCTGTTGATCTCTGGTATGACGGGAGCAGGGTGGACTTTGTTAAGTATGCGGAAGCCTTTGGGGCATATGCAGAGAGGGTAGAGAAACCGGAGGAGATCCGGCCAGCATTTGAGAGGGCGATGAAGGCAGGAAGACCCGCGCTGGTGGATGTGATAGTGGAGAGGCAGACGGATTGCGCGATGGGGCCGGGGATTGATAGGGTGAGGGAGTTTGAATAA
- a CDS encoding nucleoside hydrolase, whose amino-acid sequence MRRIILDTDIGTDVDDAMALTLALRSPELKLEAVTTVYGDVDLRSRMALKLMRLAGVENIPVASGISRPLLRNREVWWAGHEGVGLLTEEDQALMPSDIHAVDLIISQIMANPGEITLVPIGPLTNIAAAIIKEPRLIENAAGIVMMGGVARIFDNAPLLPPIEHNIKCDPEAAAVVFESGIPITMVGLDVTVKVKINSTHLQRIKETNTPLTDALGRMIEKWWEFIGTNSSPMHDPLAVATCISPDLIKTLSCKVLVETQGKHTTGQTLAIPDVESRIRVASDVNSNEFLNILMSRVCQNSDSST is encoded by the coding sequence ATGAGACGAATCATCCTTGATACAGATATTGGGACAGATGTAGATGATGCTATGGCACTGACTCTGGCCCTACGGTCCCCGGAATTGAAGCTGGAGGCAGTGACCACTGTTTATGGGGATGTGGATCTACGTTCACGAATGGCGCTGAAACTTATGCGCCTTGCGGGTGTAGAGAATATACCTGTCGCGAGCGGGATAAGCCGTCCCTTGTTGAGGAACCGGGAGGTTTGGTGGGCAGGTCATGAAGGGGTTGGGCTCCTGACAGAGGAAGACCAGGCACTGATGCCATCGGATATTCATGCTGTTGATCTCATAATTTCGCAAATCATGGCTAATCCCGGGGAAATCACACTGGTTCCCATCGGCCCTCTAACCAATATCGCCGCGGCGATAATCAAAGAACCCAGGCTTATCGAAAACGCGGCTGGCATCGTCATGATGGGAGGGGTCGCCAGGATCTTTGATAACGCCCCGCTCCTTCCGCCAATCGAGCATAACATCAAATGTGATCCTGAGGCCGCAGCTGTTGTGTTTGAATCTGGAATTCCAATTACCATGGTTGGCCTTGATGTGACTGTGAAAGTAAAGATCAACAGCACACATCTGCAGCGTATAAAGGAAACGAATACACCTTTGACAGATGCCCTGGGGCGAATGATTGAAAAATGGTGGGAATTTATCGGAACAAATAGCAGCCCAATGCATGACCCATTAGCAGTTGCCACCTGCATATCTCCAGACCTGATCAAGACATTGAGCTGCAAGGTTCTCGTGGAAACTCAGGGTAAGCATACTACCGGACAGACCCTGGCCATTCCCGATGTAGAATCTAGGATCAGGGTAGCCTCAGATGTGAATAGCAACGAATTTTTGAATATACTCATGAGCCGGGTATGCCAGAACAGCGACTCATCTACCTGA
- a CDS encoding dihydrodipicolinate synthase family protein translates to MGYLRELSPSIKELLYEGTVIVAHPLALDAQRQLDRRRQRALTRYYMDAGAGGIAVGVHTTQFAIREKGLYEPVLRLAAEAADEWNPGRPFIKVAGVIGPTDQALAEAKLAASLGYDLALVSNGGLGSWSDEALVERMERIARIIPVFGFYLQPAVGGRQLGYSFWRKVADIPGVVAIKVAPFNRYQTLDVVRAVCASERRDEIALYTGNDDNLLVDLLTPYRFTVGGRVVEKHFVGGLLGHWAFWTRQAVALLEEVKRARRQEGSIPAYLLARAAEITDANSAVFDAAHQFRGCIPGIHEVLRRQGLLEGRWCLDPDEELSEGQAAEIDRVCRAYPHLTDDEFVRSHLREWLS, encoded by the coding sequence ATGGGTTATTTGCGCGAACTGTCTCCATCCATAAAGGAGCTATTGTACGAGGGTACCGTCATCGTAGCCCATCCGCTGGCGCTCGATGCGCAGCGGCAGCTGGATAGGCGCCGCCAAAGGGCGCTTACTCGTTATTACATGGACGCAGGCGCAGGAGGGATTGCGGTAGGGGTCCACACAACTCAATTTGCCATTCGGGAGAAGGGTCTCTATGAGCCAGTCCTTCGCCTAGCAGCTGAGGCAGCTGATGAATGGAATCCTGGTCGCCCGTTCATAAAGGTAGCCGGTGTGATAGGGCCTACAGATCAAGCCCTCGCCGAGGCAAAGTTGGCCGCGAGTCTGGGTTACGACCTTGCACTGGTGAGCAATGGCGGGCTCGGCAGCTGGAGTGATGAGGCGCTCGTGGAACGGATGGAACGAATCGCCCGGATCATACCCGTATTCGGGTTCTATTTACAGCCTGCGGTGGGCGGTAGGCAGCTTGGCTATAGCTTCTGGCGCAAAGTAGCGGATATCCCGGGAGTGGTGGCGATCAAAGTTGCGCCATTCAATCGCTATCAGACCCTAGATGTCGTGCGCGCCGTCTGTGCCTCTGAGCGCAGAGACGAGATCGCTCTCTATACGGGTAATGACGACAACCTACTGGTCGACCTCTTGACACCCTATCGTTTTACCGTTGGCGGGCGGGTTGTGGAAAAGCATTTCGTGGGGGGGTTGCTGGGACACTGGGCTTTCTGGACCCGCCAGGCGGTGGCTCTGCTCGAAGAAGTCAAGCGCGCGCGAAGGCAGGAGGGCTCAATACCAGCATATCTGTTAGCTCGCGCGGCAGAAATCACTGACGCCAACAGCGCAGTCTTCGATGCCGCTCACCAATTCAGGGGGTGCATCCCTGGTATCCACGAGGTATTGCGACGTCAGGGGCTTCTCGAAGGTCGCTGGTGCCTGGATCCAGACGAAGAGCTTTCCGAGGGGCAGGCCGCTGAGATTGATCGCGTGTGCCGCGCATATCCCCATTTGACTGATGATGAATTTGTGCGGTCACACCTTCGAGAATGGCTGAGCTGA
- a CDS encoding HEPN domain-containing protein: MNTEEQVNEWLEISQEDLEVAQLCYSGRKFLHCAYMCQQAVEKALKGLIAAQGEIPLPIHNLGNGSRCLGVPEHGTTDFSARIDDLCH; encoded by the coding sequence ATGAACACGGAGGAACAGGTTAACGAATGGCTTGAGATCTCCCAGGAGGATCTGGAGGTAGCGCAGCTTTGTTATAGCGGCAGGAAATTCCTTCATTGCGCATACATGTGCCAACAGGCGGTGGAAAAAGCATTAAAGGGTTTGATCGCCGCTCAGGGTGAAATTCCTTTGCCCATTCATAATTTAGGCAATGGAAGCCGATGTTTGGGAGTGCCTGAGCATGGAACAACGGATTTTTCTGCGCGCATTGACGACTTATGCCATTGA
- a CDS encoding VOC family protein has translation MINSVGHIAIRTRNLERSLDFYTRILGLQEAFRLTHDDGRLMLIYLSAGNFTFIELFPPAEANSGTGHPDANDVNASAGQTQGFVHLCLHVDDINKTIAELKQKGLPVQGEPIYGKDGNFQFWITDPDGNRIELMQIMPDSLQSKYARG, from the coding sequence ATGATAAATTCAGTCGGCCACATAGCCATCAGGACGAGAAACTTGGAACGTTCACTAGATTTTTATACAAGGATACTGGGACTCCAGGAGGCCTTCCGCCTTACACATGATGACGGAAGACTCATGCTCATTTATCTTTCTGCAGGCAACTTCACTTTCATCGAGCTCTTTCCGCCGGCAGAAGCAAATAGCGGGACAGGTCATCCCGACGCCAATGATGTCAATGCAAGCGCTGGCCAGACTCAGGGCTTTGTCCATCTTTGCCTACATGTAGATGATATCAACAAGACAATCGCCGAACTCAAGCAAAAGGGCCTTCCTGTCCAGGGAGAGCCAATCTATGGGAAGGATGGAAACTTCCAGTTTTGGATCACCGACCCGGATGGAAATCGGATCGAGCTCATGCAGATCATGCCTGATTCTCTCCAGTCTAAATATGCGAGGGGGTGA
- a CDS encoding extracellular solute-binding protein yields MFAIFGWRRDGKLYAIPLNVQPVAMYYNATELKKSGLERPRAGWTWDDLRQYAQKLTRRNDSTITTWGLTAEVWDGFYMRSSGRIVDI; encoded by the coding sequence ATTTTCGCCATCTTCGGGTGGAGGCGTGATGGGAAGTTATATGCCATTCCATTGAATGTACAGCCTGTGGCAATGTACTATAATGCGACTGAATTGAAGAAATCCGGTCTTGAAAGGCCGAGGGCTGGATGGACATGGGACGATCTTAGACAGTATGCTCAGAAGCTGACCCGCCGTAATGACAGTACAATCACCACTTGGGGACTCACGGCAGAGGTGTGGGACGGCTTTTATATGCGTTCTTCTGGGAGAATAGTGGACATATAG
- a CDS encoding FAD-dependent oxidoreductase, with protein MEFVKESERKTPIIGKYDVVVVGGGVAGIVSSIAAARNGAKVALIEQYGFLGGTATAGLMACINGFRNQRKPNHVQTVRGIAQEFIMRMRQLDGVYLENTSYEQETYDIDAGELPYCVGFDPEVFKYVAIKMVLEAGAELYLHTYALEAIVDGVRIEGVIVHNKSGRQAIMANVIIDASGDGDIAASAGAPFVIDEENGHMMKMTQMFRLANLDLSRLDTGHVHGILIKNTYVSWGGTVSANGIDADSLTRAEVDVREQTWEKVRELKKLPGFEDALLIETATHVGVRETRRFVGEYTLTEADARDDVRFDDVIAISSNPVPAYYGYRYYYEHLGFDVPYRCVVPKKIDNLLLAGRNISMEQPPFQSARSMAPNMAIAQAVGTAAALCIGNGVRPRDLDVKELQAKLSEQGAVISR; from the coding sequence ATGGAATTTGTCAAGGAATCTGAACGAAAAACGCCCATCATCGGTAAGTATGATGTGGTCGTAGTCGGGGGTGGTGTAGCAGGCATAGTTTCCTCGATTGCAGCCGCTAGGAATGGCGCTAAAGTTGCGCTTATCGAACAGTATGGATTTCTTGGTGGCACAGCTACAGCGGGTTTGATGGCATGTATTAATGGTTTTCGCAACCAGCGCAAGCCAAACCATGTTCAAACGGTGCGTGGTATAGCTCAGGAGTTCATCATGCGGATGCGCCAACTTGATGGAGTATATTTGGAGAATACCAGCTATGAGCAAGAGACCTATGATATTGATGCCGGGGAATTACCTTATTGTGTGGGGTTTGATCCGGAGGTTTTCAAGTATGTAGCTATTAAGATGGTTCTCGAAGCTGGCGCCGAGTTATATCTGCATACTTATGCGCTTGAGGCGATCGTCGACGGTGTCAGGATTGAGGGAGTGATCGTTCACAATAAGTCTGGCAGACAGGCTATCATGGCAAATGTGATTATAGACGCTTCGGGAGATGGAGATATAGCCGCATCTGCAGGGGCACCTTTTGTTATAGATGAAGAGAATGGCCATATGATGAAGATGACCCAGATGTTCAGGCTTGCTAATCTTGATCTCAGCAGACTTGATACTGGGCATGTTCATGGGATTCTTATCAAGAATACTTATGTTTCCTGGGGCGGGACTGTATCCGCAAATGGGATCGATGCAGATAGCTTGACTAGGGCCGAAGTCGACGTACGGGAGCAGACATGGGAGAAGGTAAGAGAGCTTAAGAAATTGCCTGGGTTTGAAGATGCCCTTTTGATTGAGACTGCCACCCATGTAGGGGTTCGAGAGACGCGACGGTTTGTCGGGGAGTACACTTTGACGGAAGCCGATGCCCGGGATGACGTTCGATTTGACGATGTAATCGCAATCAGTTCCAATCCGGTTCCAGCATATTATGGATATCGCTATTATTACGAGCATTTAGGATTTGATGTTCCCTATAGATGCGTCGTGCCAAAAAAGATAGATAATCTGCTTTTGGCAGGACGAAACATCTCCATGGAACAACCGCCGTTCCAGTCGGCACGGTCCATGGCCCCAAACATGGCTATTGCTCAGGCCGTAGGGACGGCTGCGGCACTATGTATAGGAAATGGGGTGAGGCCGAGGGATTTAGACGTGAAGGAGCTTCAAGCTAAGCTTTCAGAGCAAGGTGCGGTTATCAGCAGATAG
- the sfsA gene encoding DNA/RNA nuclease SfsA, with product MKIKTDSMMKGIFIREGTLLKGIFISRPNRFLATVRLEREMLGDRVSGDLEVNAHVADPGRLEELLVPGRRVHLAPSDPSHSSTRRKTAYDLVLVDYDGILVSVDSRVPNEIVFSALQKKSLDGLRGYSSIIREAKYGESRLDFRLSCPGQKDCLIEVKSVTLVQDGRALFPDAPTIRGARHMKELMKARGEGIRALVLFIIQRNDAREFSPNDGTDPVFGMVLRDAFKAGVEVWAYTCEVTHHAIQLYRRIPVVL from the coding sequence GTGAAAATTAAGACTGATTCGATGATGAAGGGGATCTTCATTCGCGAAGGCACTCTTCTCAAAGGAATTTTCATCTCACGTCCGAATCGCTTCCTGGCTACAGTGAGACTAGAACGTGAAATGTTGGGTGATAGGGTATCGGGCGATCTTGAAGTCAATGCCCATGTAGCCGACCCTGGCCGCTTGGAGGAGCTCCTCGTGCCAGGGCGGAGGGTGCATCTTGCTCCTTCGGATCCCTCCCATAGTTCTACCCGCCGTAAGACAGCATATGATCTCGTTCTTGTGGACTATGATGGTATTCTTGTTTCGGTTGATTCTCGCGTTCCGAATGAAATTGTATTTTCGGCTCTGCAGAAGAAGTCTCTAGATGGGCTTAGGGGCTACAGCAGCATAATTCGGGAGGCCAAATATGGCGAGAGTCGTCTGGATTTTCGGCTGTCTTGTCCTGGCCAGAAGGATTGTCTCATTGAAGTTAAATCTGTAACGCTCGTCCAGGACGGCCGGGCTCTTTTTCCTGATGCTCCTACAATCCGGGGCGCGCGTCATATGAAGGAATTAATGAAGGCAAGGGGCGAGGGCATAAGGGCCCTTGTGTTATTCATAATTCAGCGAAATGATGCCAGGGAGTTTTCTCCGAATGACGGAACCGACCCGGTGTTTGGAATGGTGTTGCGTGATGCCTTTAAGGCGGGCGTAGAGGTATGGGCATATACATGCGAAGTAACCCATCATGCTATTCAGCTTTATCGCAGGATCCCTGTCGTCCTCTGA
- a CDS encoding DUF134 domain-containing protein: MPRPPKFRRVEFLPEVTVFKPAGVPTRDLEEIILSVEELEAIRLKDLEGLEQEDCAERMQVSRPTFQRVLSLAREKVATALVEGKALRVEGGNYRLAVRHFKCRACGHEFQVPFGTGERGIDMTCPKCDAQDVHRIDQGGRGFGNMPWGRHGRHGGR, translated from the coding sequence ATGCCCAGACCGCCGAAATTCAGACGCGTCGAATTTCTCCCTGAAGTGACGGTATTCAAGCCTGCCGGAGTCCCTACAAGGGATCTGGAGGAGATCATTCTATCTGTTGAAGAACTTGAAGCCATTAGACTCAAGGATCTTGAGGGCCTTGAACAGGAAGACTGTGCAGAGCGCATGCAGGTTTCAAGGCCCACATTTCAACGCGTCCTTAGTCTCGCAAGGGAAAAGGTCGCCACAGCGCTGGTCGAAGGCAAGGCGCTCCGGGTGGAGGGCGGAAATTACCGTCTGGCTGTGAGACACTTCAAATGTAGGGCATGCGGTCACGAGTTTCAAGTACCATTTGGAACAGGGGAACGCGGCATAGATATGACATGCCCCAAATGCGATGCGCAGGATGTCCATCGCATCGACCAGGGCGGACGCGGATTCGGGAACATGCCCTGGGGTCGTCATGGGCGCCATGGGGGCCGTTAG
- a CDS encoding IclR family transcriptional regulator, with protein MSISQQQNRNLVRSVAKCFAVLESLANHEGSMKLSELSKALGLPPSTTHRLVSSLMEIGYVTQDRETGEYMLGVKILFLAGVVLKRLDLRKIAYPFLEKLRDETGETANLVVLDSDEVLYIEKVESRASIRAFSLIGRRAPVHATGVGKVILADMAWPEVVEILEKKGMPRLTSNTITDPKQFMEELNRVRLQGYALDREECEEGAICVAAPVRDHNGKTVAGMSISGPIGRLTEDRLPLLIQIVMKYAAGLSRALGYVDRLTVGDDNIAKSKEAPTI; from the coding sequence ATGTCGATATCGCAGCAGCAAAACAGGAACCTGGTCCGGTCTGTAGCCAAGTGTTTCGCGGTTCTTGAAAGCCTCGCAAATCATGAGGGTAGCATGAAGTTATCTGAGCTGAGCAAGGCCTTGGGGCTCCCGCCGAGCACCACCCATAGGCTGGTTTCATCCTTAATGGAGATCGGCTATGTCACCCAGGATCGGGAGACCGGGGAATACATGCTCGGCGTGAAGATACTCTTTCTTGCGGGTGTGGTATTAAAGAGGCTTGACCTCAGAAAGATCGCCTATCCTTTCCTTGAAAAGCTGCGTGACGAAACTGGCGAGACCGCAAATCTTGTGGTGTTGGATTCTGATGAGGTCCTTTATATAGAAAAGGTAGAGAGCCGGGCATCGATCAGGGCCTTTTCTCTCATCGGACGGCGGGCGCCGGTCCATGCGACTGGCGTTGGCAAAGTAATCCTGGCAGATATGGCCTGGCCGGAAGTGGTAGAGATTCTGGAAAAGAAAGGGATGCCAAGGTTGACTTCAAACACCATAACAGATCCCAAACAGTTCATGGAGGAGCTAAATCGCGTCAGGCTCCAGGGGTATGCCCTCGACCGTGAAGAGTGCGAAGAGGGGGCAATTTGTGTCGCAGCTCCGGTTAGGGACCACAACGGCAAGACTGTTGCTGGCATGAGCATATCAGGACCAATTGGCAGGCTGACAGAGGACCGTCTCCCATTGCTCATACAGATTGTCATGAAATATGCCGCGGGCCTTTCCAGGGCGCTGGGCTACGTGGATCGCCTGACGGTCGGTGATGATAACATTGCTAAGTCCAAGGAGGCGCCAACAATTTGA